The proteins below are encoded in one region of Peptoniphilus sp. GNH:
- a CDS encoding AAA family ATPase translates to MRLEKINIRHYRSIENISIIMPKNKPLILFGPNNAGKSNILSAFDRILGERYPTFIDVENSDYFMRDKNKNPTIDIGVKFDSSYHVDNYNSYSSIFLTYGVDGKINENLIHDGNMKKLYISNDTRGSFQSFLLDANRNTSFHFNYSNKYSLLSKFNKSLHDSLTDDDKKELSHSFENIKSVFENKAQFSNMFTIFKDSIEESVKGFIHHLEADFSAYDPNNFAKSLRINAFENSEVRSFDEFGTGEQQILVMAFAKAYMEAFKGRNFLFILEEPEANLHPLAQKWLKKYIYDLCESGLQIIISTHSPNFINPSNLEGLVRVYKDEGVTKTIQLDSSKLKQVLIETGIDENRISSNNLGDYFDLRLYSEQLEGMFADTIILVEGLTEKLSIPIWLERKKYFLSANGIEIINCMGKANIPTLYRLYKSFGYRCICVFDGDINKTNLKERKNNLLEDVLEDFEEAKIYTEDKKEYYYVITGSDYICFGKDYETAIMNQIGKDCYMKLENEAKAYNIENKQGIAKYIAKNSSHIPIAIDKLIEVLFPNMNEENNEDYCFDDEIPF, encoded by the coding sequence ATGAGACTAGAAAAAATAAATATTAGGCACTATAGATCAATTGAGAATATAAGTATAATAATGCCCAAGAATAAACCGCTAATTTTATTCGGACCTAACAATGCTGGTAAATCTAATATATTATCCGCTTTTGATAGAATTTTAGGAGAAAGGTATCCCACATTTATTGATGTAGAAAATTCTGATTATTTTATGCGTGATAAAAACAAAAATCCTACAATTGACATTGGCGTTAAATTTGATTCATCATATCACGTTGATAATTATAATTCGTATAGTTCCATATTCTTAACTTATGGGGTTGATGGAAAAATCAATGAAAATTTGATCCATGATGGAAACATGAAAAAACTTTATATTAGCAATGATACAAGAGGGAGTTTTCAATCTTTTTTGTTAGATGCTAATAGGAATACTAGTTTTCACTTTAATTATTCTAATAAATATTCTTTATTAAGTAAATTTAATAAGAGCCTTCATGATTCATTAACGGATGATGACAAAAAAGAACTAAGTCATTCTTTTGAAAATATAAAAAGTGTATTTGAGAATAAAGCACAGTTCTCTAATATGTTTACTATATTTAAAGATTCAATTGAAGAATCAGTTAAAGGATTCATACACCATTTAGAAGCAGATTTTTCTGCTTACGATCCTAATAATTTTGCAAAATCTTTGAGAATAAATGCATTCGAAAATTCAGAAGTAAGATCGTTTGATGAATTTGGAACAGGCGAGCAACAAATTCTTGTAATGGCTTTTGCAAAGGCTTATATGGAAGCTTTTAAAGGAAGGAATTTCCTTTTTATTTTAGAAGAACCAGAAGCAAATCTGCATCCATTAGCCCAAAAGTGGTTAAAGAAATATATTTATGATTTATGTGAGTCTGGTTTGCAAATTATAATTTCAACTCATTCACCAAATTTTATAAATCCTTCAAATTTGGAGGGGTTGGTTAGAGTATATAAAGATGAAGGTGTAACTAAAACTATCCAGCTTGACTCATCTAAATTAAAGCAAGTTTTAATAGAAACTGGGATAGATGAAAATAGAATTTCGTCCAATAATTTAGGCGACTACTTTGACTTAAGGCTATATTCAGAACAACTAGAAGGTATGTTTGCAGATACTATAATCTTAGTTGAAGGATTAACTGAAAAATTATCCATTCCAATTTGGTTAGAAAGAAAAAAATACTTTTTGTCAGCTAATGGAATTGAAATTATTAATTGTATGGGTAAAGCAAATATTCCAACACTATATAGGCTATATAAATCATTTGGATACCGTTGTATTTGTGTATTTGATGGAGATATCAACAAAACAAACCTTAAAGAAAGAAAAAACAATCTGCTGGAAGATGTATTAGAAGATTTCGAAGAAGCTAAAATATATACAGAAGACAAAAAAGAATATTATTATGTTATTACTGGATCCGATTATATATGTTTTGGAAAAGATTATGAAACAGCTATAATGAATCAAATAGGCAAAGATTGTTATATGAAATTAGAAAATGAGGCTAAAGCTTATAATATAGAAAATAAACAAGGGATAGCAAAATATATCGCTAAAAACTCAAGTCATATACCTATAGCAATTGATAAACTGATAGAGGTATTATTCCCTAATATGAATGAAGAAAATAACGAAGATTACTGTTTTGATGATGAAATACCATTTTAA
- the ftsY gene encoding signal recognition particle-docking protein FtsY, which produces MFKWFKNFKNKNKNENNADFEAYEKDYKDSEEFENESLEYPNENLEIFKEEESFENENDKTSSNEKVEDDKFDFQNEEEKIEEHLEILEDEDDEEDEENKEEKDCQDLKEEDFLQEDAKADEETSSTSEEKIENLQEEIEEPKKLGIFERLKQGLSKTRRDLSIKLNTVLGAYVKIDDELLEEIEDILISADIGMETTMELVDNLRQRIINEKVNDPQMVIPLLKDEMKKFMESCDKSNELKLEPSPALILVIGVNGVGKTTTIGKLANKLKKKGKKVALVAADTFRAAAIDQLKTWADRVGVDIIANKEGSDPASVIYDGISAAKSRKVDVLICDTAGRLHNKNNLMQELEKINRIIEREFPQATRETILVLDATTGQNAIIQAKTFKEVADISAIALTKLDGTAKGGVVLGLQGHHKIPIKLIGVGEGIDDLQDFKTEEFIEAIFD; this is translated from the coding sequence ATGTTTAAGTGGTTTAAAAACTTTAAAAATAAAAATAAGAACGAAAACAATGCCGATTTTGAAGCATATGAAAAAGATTATAAAGATTCAGAAGAATTTGAAAATGAAAGTCTTGAATATCCAAATGAAAATTTAGAAATTTTTAAGGAAGAAGAATCTTTTGAAAATGAAAATGATAAAACAAGTTCAAATGAAAAAGTAGAAGATGATAAATTTGATTTCCAAAATGAAGAAGAAAAAATAGAAGAACATCTTGAAATCTTGGAAGATGAAGACGATGAAGAAGATGAAGAAAATAAAGAAGAAAAAGATTGCCAAGATCTAAAAGAAGAAGATTTTTTACAAGAAGATGCTAAAGCAGATGAAGAAACTTCCTCAACGTCCGAAGAGAAAATTGAGAATTTACAAGAAGAAATTGAAGAACCCAAAAAGCTGGGAATCTTTGAAAGGCTTAAACAGGGACTTTCTAAGACGAGAAGAGATTTATCCATAAAATTAAATACAGTTTTGGGAGCCTATGTAAAGATTGATGATGAGCTTTTGGAAGAAATCGAAGACATATTGATTTCGGCAGATATAGGCATGGAAACTACTATGGAGCTGGTCGACAACTTGAGGCAAAGAATAATAAATGAAAAAGTGAATGATCCTCAAATGGTAATACCTCTTTTAAAAGATGAAATGAAAAAATTTATGGAGTCTTGCGACAAGAGTAATGAATTAAAACTTGAACCAAGCCCAGCTCTTATATTAGTAATAGGAGTAAATGGAGTAGGGAAGACCACAACCATAGGGAAATTGGCAAATAAATTAAAAAAGAAGGGTAAAAAAGTTGCTCTAGTTGCAGCAGATACCTTTAGAGCTGCCGCAATAGATCAATTAAAAACATGGGCTGACAGAGTCGGGGTTGATATAATTGCCAATAAAGAAGGCTCAGATCCAGCATCTGTCATTTATGATGGAATATCTGCAGCTAAATCAAGAAAAGTGGATGTATTGATTTGTGACACTGCAGGAAGATTGCACAACAAGAACAATCTAATGCAAGAACTTGAAAAAATAAATAGAATAATTGAAAGAGAATTTCCGCAAGCTACTAGAGAAACTATTCTTGTGCTAGATGCCACGACTGGACAAAACGCAATAATACAAGCAAAGACCTTTAAAGAAGTGGCAGATATAAGTGCAATAGCCCTTACTAAGCTAGATGGAACAGCCAAGGGAGGAGTAGTTTTAGGCCTACAAGGGCACCATAAGATACCAATAAAACTTATTGGAGTTGGCGAAGGCATAGACGATCTTCAAGATTTCAAAACTGAAGAATTCATAGAGGCAATTTTCGATTAA